The DNA region TGCTGTTTCAGTTTCTTTTGTCGCCGATGGTTGCTCTGCGGTTTGCGTAGCTGCTGGCGTTGCTGTTTTGGTAGTTTCTGCTGTTGCCGGTACTGTCGCCGATGTTGCCGTTGCGTTATTTTCGTTTTCTTTTGATGAATCTGCTGTGCAGAATGAGGCCATGAATATGACTACGAGTCCTAAAATTAAAAATGATGTTCTTTTCATTGTGTATGTTTTGTTATTGATGATGTTAATTTTGCGTATTAAGATAATTACTTACGCAGATTTTTGTTAATGTTATAAACCTAATATTTTTTTATTGAAAGCGCTGTCGCTGCCCGACGCTGCAAAATCGTCGAAAGCTTTTTCAGTTACATTAATAATGTGTTTTTTGATAAATTCGGCACCTTCGCGGGCACCGTCTTCCTGGTTTTTAATGCAACACTCCCATTCCATAACGGCCCAACCTTTAAAGTCGTATTGAGCCAGCTTACTAAAAATGGTTCTAAAGTCGACCTGTCCGTCACCCGGAGAGCGATACCTTCCGGCTCTGTTGGCCCAACTTTGGTAGCCTCCAAATGTGCCTTGTTTGCCTGTTGGGTTAAATTCAGCGTCTTTTACGTGGAAAGCTTTAATCCGTTCGTGATAGAAATCGATGTATTGAATGTAATCCAACTGTTGGAGAACAAAGTGCGATGGATCGTACAACAAACAGGCACGCGGGTGGTTGTTTACTGCTGCCAGGAACATTTCGTAAGTTTCGCCATCAAATAAATCCTCGCCCGGATGGATCTCATAACAAACATCTACGCCGCAGTTGTCAAACTCATTTAAAATCGGCATCCATCGTTTTGCCAATTCAGCAAAACCTTCTTCAACTAATCCGGCAGGACGTTGCGGCCAGGGATGAAAGTACTGCCAAAGCAACGAACCGCTAAATGTAGCATGGGCGTTTAAGCCAAGATTTTGGGAGGCCTTTGCTGCATATTTCATTTGTTGAACGGCCCATTCGGTTCTTACCTTTGGGTTTTTATGCAGTTCTTTAGGGGCAAAGGCGTCGAATAAATCATCATAAGCGGGATGAACGGCAACCAACTGACCTTGAAGGTGGGTAGAAAGTTCTGTAATTTCTAATCCGTAAGCGGCGATTTTGCCTTTAAGCTCATCGGCATAGGTTTTGCTTTCTGCCGCCTTTTGAAGATCGATAAATCGGGTATCGAGCGTTGGCATTTGGATGCCTTTAAAACCCAATCCAGCTGCCCACTCACAAATACTATCGAGTGAATTAAAGGGCGCTTCATCGCTAATAAATTGCGCAAGAAAAACTGCTGGTCCTTTTAATGTAGTCATTATAACTGGTTAAATTTTATAATCTGTCCATTTTTGATCTGATTGACTTGATGCCACAACGTTTTCGATGAATGCCATGCCTCTTATGCCATCTTCAACGCCGGGAAAATCGAGCATTTCTATTGTGGGTTGTTCATTATTGAGTTTGGCATCAACGGTTAAGGCGAAGTTTCGGTAAATATTTGCAAACGCTTCCAGGTATCCTTCTGGGTGGCCGCCTGGCGTGCGGGTGTTATGTTGCGCAACACTGCTCATATAGCCGTTACCAGTTCTGTAAATCTGGGCAGGTTCATCTAACCATTTCACGATAAGGGTATTTGGCTCCATCTGGTGCCATTCCATGCCGCCTTTTTCGCCATACACTTTAATTTTTAGTGCATTTTCTTCTCCTGCAGCAATTTGTGAGGCAATTAAAACACCGTTTGATTCATTGTCGAATTTTAGCAATACGTTTCCGTCATCGTCGATAGCCCTTCCGGGAACAACAATATTTAAATCGGCGCAGACCTTGGTAATTTTTAGGCCAGAAATATATTCTGCAAGGTGTGCCGCATGCGTTCCAATGTCTCCCATGCTACCACTTTTTCCGGTTTTCGATGGATCGGTACGCCAGGCAGCCTGTGCGTTCCCTTCTCGTTCTGATAATTTGCTCAGCCAACCCTGCGGATATTCGACGATAATTTTTCTGATCGCACCCAATGCGCCGTCGCTCACCATTTGGCGGGCTTGTTTTACCATTGGATAACCTGAGTAAGTATGGGTTAAACATAGCGTTAAGCCGGTTTCTTCTACTTTAGCCTTCAATTGTTTTGCCTCGTCGAGTGTTAACGTTATCGGTTTTTCGATAACCACGTTAAAACCTTTATCCAAAGCCAGCATTGCGGGCGCAAAGTGAGCAAAGTTGGGTGTAACAATGGTTACGAAATCTATTCGCTCATCAGCTGGGAGTTCGCTTTCTTTTGAAAGCATCTCCTCATAACTTTTATAAATCCTTTCTTCGGGCAAAAACAGCAATTTACCCGATTCGTAGGCTACATCTGGATGGACGCTCAAAGCGCCTGCGCTAAGTTCGATCAAGCCATCCATATTTGCAGCTAAACGATGTACGGCACCAATAAAGGCGTCTTTTCCACCGCCTATCATGCCCATTCTTAGTTTTCTTCTCATATATTAAAGCCCCACCTAAATCCTCCCCAGAGGGGAGGACTTTTAGGCCTGTGATTTATTTAAGTTTATAGTTAATGTTAAAGAATTGAATCTTTGGTATTTAGTACAGAGTTATTAGTCCTAAACTTTAATCTTTAGCCTTTCAGTTTTAGTCTTTCAGCTTTCAGCTTTAGTCTTTGACCCTCTACCTTTCTACCTCTCTACCTTTCTTAAATATTGTTTTTCTTTAATTCTTTTACGGCATAATCACATGCCCGGGCAGTTAAAGCCATAAATGTTAACGAAGGATTTTGACAGGCGATTGAAGGCATGCACGATCCATCGGTTACGAAAACATTATTTACCTCATGCATCTGGTTCCATTTGTTAAGTACCGAAGTTTTTGGATCGTTACCCATTCTGGCAGTACCCATTTCGTGGATGGCCATGCCGGGATAACAGCCGTTATCGTATGTTCTGATGTTTTTCATGCCTGCTTTTTCCAGCATTTCTGCGGCATCGTTCATCATATCCACACGCATCTTCTTCTCATTCTCTTTGTATTCGCAATCGATTGCCAATACGGGCTGTCCCCATTTGTCTTTTTTGCTGTGATCAATGTAAACCTTGTTTTCGTAATAAGGCAACATTTCTCCGAAACCGCCCAATCCCATGCTCCATTTTCCGGGCTTGGTCATTTTTTCTTTTAAGCCAGCACCGAAAGATAACTCGGCAACATCGCTTTGCCAGTTGGAACGGCTTGCGCCACCCTGGTAGCCGAAGCCGCGTAAATAATCGCGTTTGTCGTTACCAACATTCTGATAACGAGGAATATAGATTCCGTTGGCACGACGACCGTAAGTGTATTTGTCTTCAAAGCCTTCGGCTTCGCCGGATGCGCCACAACGGAAATGGTGATCCATTAAGTTATGTCCCAACTGGCCGCTTCCATTACCTAAACCGTTTGGATGTGCCTCGGAAGTTGAGTTTAACAATACAAAGGTAGAGCCTAATGTTGATCCGTTAACGAAAACGATTTTAGCATAAAACTCCATTGTTTTGTTGGTTTCTGCATCGATAACCATTACACCTTTTGCCTTTTTAGTGTCCTTATCGTAAATAATATGGTTAACGATAGAATACGGCCTCAACGTTAAGCGCTTGGTGGCCATTGCTGCAGGCAGGGTAGAAGATTGGGTACTAAAATAAGCGCCAAACGGACATCCGCGGCTGCATAAATTTCTGTACTGGCAGTTCCCGCGGCCCTTGTGTGGAACAGTCAAATTGGCCACGCGGCCAATCATCATGATACGTTCCTTTTTATAGTGCTCTTCGATACGGGCCTTAACTGATTTTTCTACAATGTTTAAATCCATTGGAGGCAGAAATTGTCCATCAGGACAAAGCGGCCAGTTTTCTTGCGACCCGCTGATGCCGGCAAAACGCTCAGCATAATCGTACCAGGGCGCAAGGTCGGCGTAACGAATAGGCCAATCGGCACCGTGACCGTCTTTGGCGTTATCTTCAAAGTTTTGTTCGCCATAACGGTAGCTTTGTCGTCCCCACATCAGCGATTTACCGCCCACATGGAAACCGCGGTACCAATCGAAGCGTTTATCTTCGGTGTAAGGGCACTCCAAATCATTTACCCACCATTTTTCGTTAGCTTCCTGGTAAGGGTAATCTCTTTTTTGTACGGGGTGCGTACGTTTTTGTTCTTCGGTTAATCGTCCTGCATGTTTAAATTCCCAGGGGCTTTTCATGGCATTTTCGTAACCGGTTATGTGCTCAATGTTCATTCCTCTTTCGAGCATTAAAACACGTAAACCCTTTTCGGTAAGTTCTTTTGCAGCCCAGCCGCCACTAATCCCCGATCCTATAACAATAGCATCGTAAGTATTTTCGTCTTTTAAATTTGTATTTAAATTCATGATGTTTTGTTGTCTAGTTTTGGAAATTAGGTTGCCCACGAGCGTTGACCGGGTTTCAGTTTTGCATTTCCGTCATATCGGCCGGGAATGAGAACGTACTCACGGGCTTTGGTGCATCCTATCTCTGAGGCGTAATAGCCAAGCAAGGTTAAATCGCGGGCAGTAACAAAAAAGTAAACCAGGTCTTTGTTTTCCTCCGCTTTGGTTTCTTTTTGTGCAATGGCCATCAATCTGAGGTCGACCATTAACTTAGTGCGTTCGGGAACGGTTAGTGATAGGTAGTTTTTTCCGAAATCTTTTTTTGCTTTTTCCTGAAGTTCTCTGAAACCTTTTGCAAAGGAGTATTGCATTTCGCGAGGATAGCAATCTTGCATCATCATTGGGATAAACTTGCCCAATCCGGCTGCTTTTGCACCCGCAGAAGATTTTGTTGTGGGAACAATAACATCAGCAAATTCGGCAAAAATCTTTTCATCGCCCAGCGCAAACGACACCGAGTTCTTTTCATTTTCGGGGAGCGTAAAACTTTCAAATAAAACGCCCATTGTACTTGCCGAGATGGCTCCTCCAAGCAAGAATGCAACGTTTTTAAGTGCTTCTCTTCTGTGCATCGTTTTATGATTTTTTAATTTGGTTACATTAATGTGTTAAGGTGTAATATTATAAAATTTAAAGCATAAAAATCGTGGTTAATATGCTAAATTAACATCTGCAATGTGATTGTTACTAAGTAGATTCATTCTAAATAGAATCGGTTTATTTGGTTAGAGAAGGTTCTGGCGTAGTTTTTTTTGGCAAAACACTTCGTGTAAAAAGTACATTTAGTAGGCGGATGGCAGTCGTCGAATCCACCATTACCAAACATGGGTTTTTTGCAAATTTTGAAGTAGTTTCACCACCTGTTTATCCAACTGAAAAGCTTCAGCCTAAAGATAGCTGAATTTGTTTAAATATAAACAATAGTTTAAATATTATATTTGCCTTTTACCTCAATTTTTTACCTTTGCCAAATTCTTTATACGATGCAGGAAAAAATAATTGTTTTAGGCTCAAATGGCCAAATCGGTACCGAACTGGTTACGATGTTACGTAAGATATATGGCGATGACAATGTAGTTGCCTGCGATATTCGCCGACCAGATTACGATATCAAAAATTCGGCTCCTTTCGAGTTTGTGAATGTATTGGATAAGGAGATGATTAACGGGATTTTTAAGAAGTATAAACCTACGCAGGTTTATCTTTTGGCCGCGTTACTGTCTGCAACCGGCGAACAAAACCCTAAACTGGCCTGGGATTTAAATATGAACGGCCTTTTAAATGTGCTGGATCTGGCTTTAGAATATCATGTGGCAAAGGTTTACTGGCCAAGCTCCATCGCGGTTTTTGGGCCAAATTCCCCGAAAGATCAAACATCACAATATTGCATCATGGACCCGAATACGGTTTATGGGATAAGTAAATTGGCAGGCGAGCGTTGGTGCGAATATTATCATCAAAAATACGGGCTCGATGTACGGAGCATTCGATACCCGGGCTTAATTAGCTGGAAAGCTGCGCCAGGTGGCGGAACTACAGATTATGCAATCCATATTTTTCACGAGGCTTTGAAAAAAGGAAGTTACCAGAGCTTTTTGAATGCGGAAACCGAGTTGCCGATGATGTATATGGAGGATGCCATTCGCGGTACAATTGAGTTGATGGATGCGCCTGCAGATCAAATCTCGGTGAGAAGCAGTTATAATTTCGCCGGTGTGAGTTTTACGCCCGAGGTTTTGGCAGCAGAAATCAGGAAACATATTCCAGATTTTACGTTAACTTACGCCGACAATGATCCTCGCCAGCAAATTGCCAACAGTTGGCCCCGCTCTATTGATGATAGTTATGCAGCGAAAGATTGGGGCTGGAAACCTGAGTTCGATTTATCGAAACTAACGATGGATATGTTGAATAACTTGAGGAAATAGTTGGGAGTTTGGAGTTGGGAGTTTTGAGACCTGAGTTGGGAGGTGAAAACTTAAAGACTAAAGCGAAATAAGGTAGAGGGTTAAATCCGAAAGAGTAAAGCGAGAAAAATAGCCAGTTTAATCATGTGGTTGTTTAATCTTATACTCCTTGCCTGCGGCAGGAAGGAGTATAATCAACTTGATGGAAAAATGGCTACAATCAAAATTAAAGAAAAAACACTATAAAGGTGGAGGATTTGAAGGTTAGGGTGTAAAGTTTTACATTTCATATCTCATATCTTATATTTCAATACTATAAAATGGGAAGAGCATTCGAATTTAGAAAAGAAAGAAAATTTAAGCGTTGGGCCAAAATGGCGGTTCAGTTTACGCGTATTGGTAAGGATATTGTAATGGCGGTTAAGGAATCGGGACCTCATCCTGAAACCAACTCTCGTTTGCGAACTGCAATACAAAACGCAAAGGCTGTTAACATGCCTAAAGATCGGGTTGAAGCTGCAATTAAGCGTGCTTCGGATAAATCGATGGCCAATTATGAAGAAATCGTTTACGAAGGTTATGCGCCTCACGGAGTAGCCGTTTTAATAGAAACCGCTACCGACAATACAAACCGTACTGTTGCCAACGTTCGTAGTTATTTTAACAAAACCGATGGTTCTTTGGGTAAGACAGGCTCGTTGGATTTCATTTTTAGTCGTAAATCTGTCTTCCGGTTTACTCCAGCCGAAGATCTCGACTTAGAAGAATTAGAGTTTGAATTAATCGACGCTGGCTTGGAAGAACTTTATGTAGAAGCCGATGAGGAAGGCAATGATATTGTAGTTGCGCAAGGCGCTTTTGAAAACTTCGGTTCGTTACAAAAAGCACTGGAGGAAAAGGGTATTGAATTAAAAAGCTCAAAGTTGGAGCGGATCGCCTTATCGCATCACGAAGTAACTGAAGAGCAAGCTGCCGATGTGTTGAAATTGATTGATAAGTTGGAAGAGGATGATGATGTGCAGGCGGTTTATCACAATATGGCTGAGTAACGGATCAGTTTTCAGTTAGCAGTTAACTAAACGAATTTCTATAAAAGCAAAGCCCGATTTTTACGATCGGGCTTTTGCTTTCATTTGATTTTGTATTTACCAATTGGGGTTTTGTTTTAAAGTTGCTATTCTAATAAACCCAACCAGGTGTCGGTTTTAGATTTTTATTTAATTCAATTTCTGCTTTAGGAACTGGCCAAGTGTACCAAAAATCGCCTATCCACTCATAAGTGGTTCCACCGGTGCTTTCTGTACCTCCTGTACCTCCCCAAACTGGTTGTGCAAATTTTTCACTAAACTTGGTTTCCTTTAAGGTTTTCCAACGCATTTCGTCAAAAAAGTTTACGCCTTCCCCTACAAACTCACGTCGACGTTCATCACGCACATAATTGCGTGCAGTTGTTTGGCTAGAAAAAGATGATGGCATAGTAATGATTCCTGCACGATCTCTCACACGTTTTACTTGAGCCATTGCACCAGAAAGGTTGCCCATCTCAACTAGGGCTTCCGCCCACATTAATACCACATCTGCATATCGAATGATAGGTTCATCTATCGGATTATCCTGACGACGGGCAAACTCTAATCCTTCGCCAACAAACTTACGGTGAATGTACTTGAATTCGTTTCTATTGCCTGCATTTCCAGTAGTGAAATACGTGCTAGGTAGATTTTTATTCAAGTTTGGCTCTGCACTGGATTGATCAAAATAGTATGCCGCGGGTACCGGATACCTGAAAGTGTACATACCTTCTGCAGTAGAGTTACTGTTTACTCCTTGAAAATCTGCATAAGGGGTAATTACATTGTAAGCTAAGCGAGGATCTCTATTTTGGTAGGCTCTTTTTAACCGAGCTTCATTGCCTTCGGCCAAATACAGGTCTTTTGCCGTTGGTATTTTGTTTAGCTCAGTATTTATACTGTTAGAAATGCTGGCGTGGATGTCTGCCCCGTTTACTTTTCTATCTCGAAGAAAAAATACTTTTCGGTTGGGCGTTCCAGATGCGCTAACAGCATTCCATTCTGGAATAAAATCTGCCCAATCGAATGGTTTAACGGTATTGGCATCTACAACTACCTCGTAAAGGTTTACCAATGCAGGTGTTACCTGTAAATCGGTCCAACAACCACGGCTGTCTTTCGATCCCTGTTGATTTGCAGCACAAAATTTTTGTAACCTACTGCCATATCCACTAGGGTCTTCGATATATTGTACGCTTAATATCATTTCCTGACAACGCTCATTGGCTAGCTTAAACAATTGCTTGTAATTTGGGAAGAGACTATAACCCATTTCGCCTACTTTGGCAAAATCGGCAACTGCTAGGTCGTATTTTTTTGATAATAAATAAGACCGACCTCTTAGCGCATAAGCTGCGCCTTTGCTCATTCTGCCTTGGCCCTGGATCTGGTTATTGGGCAATGCCGCTTCGTTGATGGCATCAGTCAGATCTTGGATGATAAACGCCCAAACTTCAGCTTCAGGACTTTGGCCCTTGTTTGCTTCAGACGGTGCAATCGGTACGGCATAAATGGGTACCCCCAAACCATCTCTGCCATATAGCTCGTTTAAGCGCATATAGAAAAACGCACGAAGTACTTTACATTCTGCCAATAAACGCCGCTTCTTTTCGTCGTTTATAGGGGCATTCGGGATGTTTACGATGGCATCATTAGCACGGTGTATACCATCAAATAACCATTTCCATTGAAAAGAAAAAGTAGAATTATTAGGATTCATGCCATAAGCTTCATAGCCGTAGTAGCCAATTTGTAAAGACTCTCCAACAATACCGCTGCTATTTACCGGGCGTTGTAACGAGTAATAAACTCCAATCACACCCTGATCTACCAAATTTTCGGTCGTCCACATAATGTTCGACGTGATCTGATCGGCAGTATATAGCTCAAGTGCTTTTTTGCATGACGATGTACAGGCTAACATGCCTACAATCGCCATTAAGAATATTTTATTTTTCATCTGAATATTATTTAGTTTTTAACTAGAAAGTAAGTGTTATGCCTGCTGAATATAGCTGTGCAATAGGGTAAATGATGATACCACCACCCAATTCAGGATCAACTCCTTGAAAGTCTTTATCCTTAATTGTGATCAGGTTTTCACCAGTCACAAATACCCGTAAATTGGCAATCTTAGCACGATTTACCCAACGTTTTGGTAGGGTATACCCAATTTGTAAAGACTTTAATTTCGCGTATGATGCGTTGCTCAGATAAAGCGTATTTGCTGGAGTTATCGACGGAGAAGAAAGCAAGCGAGGATACTTTGCATTAATTTTTGCATTAGGGTCTGTTGCTGGGTCGTAGTTAGCATCGGTATGGGCTTTAACAGCATCGTAAAAATAGTATTTACTCCATGCATCTCCCGGTAGCTGATCCGCAGTGTTAGCTAAAATAGAGCTATTGGCACCCCTATCATTGATATAAAAGTATGACCCTAATCTACCTGCCCACAGCATATTTAAATCAATGCCTTTCCAAGCGGCAGTTAAGTTTAAACCAAAACTGAATTTGGGCGCTTGCGATTTTCCAGTAAATTCGCGATCGTCATCATTTCCATATTTGCCATCACCGTTCACATCAGCCATAATCATTTGCCCGTACCAAATGTTCGCTGCGCCAGAGCCTACAGTATTATTGTTGAAAGAATATCCTGCGGCTATCATGGATTTCACCCAATCCAAATCAGCTTTGGTGCGTATCATACCATCTTTCGGCCCCCCGTTAGGGTTTACAGATCCGTCGGCATTGGTATAAGACCCAGCTCCGGAATAAGGGCGGCGCAGAAAATACTCGTCAAACATTTTTCCTTCTACGCGACGGGTATTTTGATCATCAGTTTTTGCTCCGCCCGGCGTTGATACATCTGCCAAATTAGTATATCGTAAAGTAGGGTTGCCAAACACATCAAGCGTTGAAGGATCTCGCTCGTATTTAAGCGCTCCCTCCAGCTTGGTAACCTTGTTGGTATTGTAATTCAGGTTAACATTAATCCCGTAGCTAAATTCCCCAGCGCGATCATTCCAGCCAAGGTTAAGGTCAATACCTTTGTTGCTCATGGAAGCTTTATTAATTAAAGGAGCTTTAGTGCTACCCAGCGTTTGATAAACGACTGCGCCAGCTAAAATATCTGATGTATAACGATAATAGGCTTCTGCCTCAAGGCTTAACCGATTATTTAAGAACTTTGATTCAAATCCAAAATTATATGTGGTCAGTTTTTCCCATGATAGGTTCAGGTTTTGAAAAGTTGCCTGGATTACGCCATTTGATACCTGCTCATTAAACACGTTATTTACCTTTTTATATAAGGTTAACCAGTCGTAGTTACCTTTTATATTGTTTCCTAAGTTACCGTAAGATGCCTTGATTTTAAGATAGTTAACGTGCTTTTTAGTTGAATTAAAAAATGGCTCATTGCTTATTATCCAGCCAGCCGAAAACGAAGGGAAAAGGTTACCCCGATGGCCTGGCGCAAATTTAGAAGAGGCATCGGAACGGAAGTTCGCCTCAAATAGGTATTTGCTATCATAAGCATAATTTACACGACCAAAATAGGACAAAATAGCGTTTTCTGATAATGCGTCATCAATCTTATTTTGATCTGTTCCAAAGTTCTCAAATGTCGATGCAGAATTGATGTCTGTTACTGTCCAATCTAGCAGGCCCCGCACAGCAAGGCGAAATCCGCTGTTCTTGGTTCGATATTGTTCGTAGCCGGCTAAACCGCTTACATCATGTTTGCCAAATTTGTTTGCATAGCGCAATAGAAAATTAGCAGTGTAGTTGCTAGTCCCTTCCGAATAACGCGAAGTCGTAGCCTGATTCAGATTTCCTATTCCTACTTTGGGTACATCGAAGCTTTCTCGGAAACTATACAGCGGCAAATCTTGAGCGTAGTTTGTATTTGCTCGTGACGACTCGTTATAGTTAAACCTCGTTTCTGCACTAAGTCCTTTCCAAATTTCAGCATTCAGGTACCAAGTAGTGTTAATATTTGTTTTATTATTCATGCCGCCCGTAGCTGCAGCACTTTGTAAGATGTTATTTGCATTAGATGTACCTTCAGCTTCGCCCGCACCATATTTTCCCTGATAGATAGGTGTTTGACCTGGAAATGCCTGCAGGAGATAAGTCATAGATGTACTGCCAGGTTCTTTAAACTCTCTGGTGGCGTAAGTTTGCGTACCAAAAGTGATAAAGTCAGCGATTTTTGTTTCCAAGTTTACTCGAATGTTGTAACGTTCAAGCCCTGTGTTTTTTAATGTGCCCGGATTGTTTTGATAACCTAGCGACATGAGATATGTAGAGTTTTTTCCACCCCCACTAACTGATAATCCATGGCGCTGATAATATTCTGGCTGGAAAAGGACTTGCGCCCAGTCTGTATTTGGAAATGCCAGCGAATTCGGAATCGTTTGGCCTGTTGTGGGGTGAACGAAAGTTCCGTTCGGATTGGTATTTGCAGCACGCCAATCAGCGATGATCTCCGGCGAATAGTCTGGCGAAGTGCTAGTTGGATTAGCATTTTGTTTTGCGATGTTGTGTAATTCCATCCAATCGGCGGTGTTTGCCATGAATTTAAGATCGGTAACGGCTTGTTCGCGTGCAAATAAACTATTAAAGGTTATTTTGGGCGATTCATTTTTTCTTCCTTTTTTGGTTGTTACCAAAATTACACCGTTTGCTGCTCTTGATCCGTAAATAGCGGCAGAAGCTGCATCTTTTAAGATTGACACATTTTCTATGTCGTCAGTATTTAAGGATGTCATATCGGCAATGATACCGTCGACTAACACCAAGGGATCACTGTTGTTGAAAGAACCTACACCACGTATCCTAATGGCCACGCTCTCATCTCCTGGATTTCCCCTTCCCTGGGTTACGCTTACACCCGCCGCTGTTCCAGCTAGGGCAGTTGCCATGTTGGTTATTGGACGATTGGTAATTTTATCTGCGCTAACGGTAGAAACGGATCCGGTTAGGTTTACCCTCTTTTGTGTACCGTAACCAACCACAACCACATCGTTTAAGTCATTTGCTTCTTCCTTAATAGTTAGGTTGTAATTGGATCTCTCGTCTACCGTTGTTCGAGCATCGGCATACGAGATGTATTTCGTTACCAATACGTCGCCCGGTTTGGCTGAAATGGCAAACTTTCCATCACTATCGGTTTGAGTTTTAGCGCCACCACCCTCAATTAATATGGTTACTCCAGGAATGCCTTGGCCGCTGGCATCTTTAACTGTTCCCGTAATTTTTTTTGTTTGCGCTAG from Pedobacter endophyticus includes:
- a CDS encoding sugar phosphate isomerase/epimerase family protein, with translation MTTLKGPAVFLAQFISDEAPFNSLDSICEWAAGLGFKGIQMPTLDTRFIDLQKAAESKTYADELKGKIAAYGLEITELSTHLQGQLVAVHPAYDDLFDAFAPKELHKNPKVRTEWAVQQMKYAAKASQNLGLNAHATFSGSLLWQYFHPWPQRPAGLVEEGFAELAKRWMPILNEFDNCGVDVCYEIHPGEDLFDGETYEMFLAAVNNHPRACLLYDPSHFVLQQLDYIQYIDFYHERIKAFHVKDAEFNPTGKQGTFGGYQSWANRAGRYRSPGDGQVDFRTIFSKLAQYDFKGWAVMEWECCIKNQEDGAREGAEFIKKHIINVTEKAFDDFAASGSDSAFNKKILGL
- a CDS encoding Gfo/Idh/MocA family protein codes for the protein MRRKLRMGMIGGGKDAFIGAVHRLAANMDGLIELSAGALSVHPDVAYESGKLLFLPEERIYKSYEEMLSKESELPADERIDFVTIVTPNFAHFAPAMLALDKGFNVVIEKPITLTLDEAKQLKAKVEETGLTLCLTHTYSGYPMVKQARQMVSDGALGAIRKIIVEYPQGWLSKLSEREGNAQAAWRTDPSKTGKSGSMGDIGTHAAHLAEYISGLKITKVCADLNIVVPGRAIDDDGNVLLKFDNESNGVLIASQIAAGEENALKIKVYGEKGGMEWHQMEPNTLIVKWLDEPAQIYRTGNGYMSSVAQHNTRTPGGHPEGYLEAFANIYRNFALTVDAKLNNEQPTIEMLDFPGVEDGIRGMAFIENVVASSQSDQKWTDYKI
- a CDS encoding GMC oxidoreductase, whose amino-acid sequence is MNLNTNLKDENTYDAIVIGSGISGGWAAKELTEKGLRVLMLERGMNIEHITGYENAMKSPWEFKHAGRLTEEQKRTHPVQKRDYPYQEANEKWWVNDLECPYTEDKRFDWYRGFHVGGKSLMWGRQSYRYGEQNFEDNAKDGHGADWPIRYADLAPWYDYAERFAGISGSQENWPLCPDGQFLPPMDLNIVEKSVKARIEEHYKKERIMMIGRVANLTVPHKGRGNCQYRNLCSRGCPFGAYFSTQSSTLPAAMATKRLTLRPYSIVNHIIYDKDTKKAKGVMVIDAETNKTMEFYAKIVFVNGSTLGSTFVLLNSTSEAHPNGLGNGSGQLGHNLMDHHFRCGASGEAEGFEDKYTYGRRANGIYIPRYQNVGNDKRDYLRGFGYQGGASRSNWQSDVAELSFGAGLKEKMTKPGKWSMGLGGFGEMLPYYENKVYIDHSKKDKWGQPVLAIDCEYKENEKKMRVDMMNDAAEMLEKAGMKNIRTYDNGCYPGMAIHEMGTARMGNDPKTSVLNKWNQMHEVNNVFVTDGSCMPSIACQNPSLTFMALTARACDYAVKELKKNNI
- a CDS encoding gluconate 2-dehydrogenase subunit 3 family protein, translating into MHRREALKNVAFLLGGAISASTMGVLFESFTLPENEKNSVSFALGDEKIFAEFADVIVPTTKSSAGAKAAGLGKFIPMMMQDCYPREMQYSFAKGFRELQEKAKKDFGKNYLSLTVPERTKLMVDLRLMAIAQKETKAEENKDLVYFFVTARDLTLLGYYASEIGCTKAREYVLIPGRYDGNAKLKPGQRSWAT
- a CDS encoding NAD-dependent epimerase/dehydratase family protein, with product MQEKIIVLGSNGQIGTELVTMLRKIYGDDNVVACDIRRPDYDIKNSAPFEFVNVLDKEMINGIFKKYKPTQVYLLAALLSATGEQNPKLAWDLNMNGLLNVLDLALEYHVAKVYWPSSIAVFGPNSPKDQTSQYCIMDPNTVYGISKLAGERWCEYYHQKYGLDVRSIRYPGLISWKAAPGGGTTDYAIHIFHEALKKGSYQSFLNAETELPMMYMEDAIRGTIELMDAPADQISVRSSYNFAGVSFTPEVLAAEIRKHIPDFTLTYADNDPRQQIANSWPRSIDDSYAAKDWGWKPEFDLSKLTMDMLNNLRK
- a CDS encoding YebC/PmpR family DNA-binding transcriptional regulator, giving the protein MGRAFEFRKERKFKRWAKMAVQFTRIGKDIVMAVKESGPHPETNSRLRTAIQNAKAVNMPKDRVEAAIKRASDKSMANYEEIVYEGYAPHGVAVLIETATDNTNRTVANVRSYFNKTDGSLGKTGSLDFIFSRKSVFRFTPAEDLDLEELEFELIDAGLEELYVEADEEGNDIVVAQGAFENFGSLQKALEEKGIELKSSKLERIALSHHEVTEEQAADVLKLIDKLEEDDDVQAVYHNMAE
- a CDS encoding RagB/SusD family nutrient uptake outer membrane protein, with the protein product MKNKIFLMAIVGMLACTSSCKKALELYTADQITSNIMWTTENLVDQGVIGVYYSLQRPVNSSGIVGESLQIGYYGYEAYGMNPNNSTFSFQWKWLFDGIHRANDAIVNIPNAPINDEKKRRLLAECKVLRAFFYMRLNELYGRDGLGVPIYAVPIAPSEANKGQSPEAEVWAFIIQDLTDAINEAALPNNQIQGQGRMSKGAAYALRGRSYLLSKKYDLAVADFAKVGEMGYSLFPNYKQLFKLANERCQEMILSVQYIEDPSGYGSRLQKFCAANQQGSKDSRGCWTDLQVTPALVNLYEVVVDANTVKPFDWADFIPEWNAVSASGTPNRKVFFLRDRKVNGADIHASISNSINTELNKIPTAKDLYLAEGNEARLKRAYQNRDPRLAYNVITPYADFQGVNSNSTAEGMYTFRYPVPAAYYFDQSSAEPNLNKNLPSTYFTTGNAGNRNEFKYIHRKFVGEGLEFARRQDNPIDEPIIRYADVVLMWAEALVEMGNLSGAMAQVKRVRDRAGIITMPSSFSSQTTARNYVRDERRREFVGEGVNFFDEMRWKTLKETKFSEKFAQPVWGGTGGTESTGGTTYEWIGDFWYTWPVPKAEIELNKNLKPTPGWVY